In Hemicordylus capensis ecotype Gifberg chromosome 4, rHemCap1.1.pri, whole genome shotgun sequence, the genomic window GATGAAAACAGTTGTTTGCTCAGAAATCACAAATGGATTCTTCAATCAAGTTTTGTTGATCCTTTTTCAAAGAAATCTTCAAAGTGTCATTACATTAAAGGATTATGCACAAGTGCAAAATATTTGCTTCAATATCTGTCAATCTCTCTAATTTTCCTGCTTTTGCAGAATTACAGATATAAATTATTCCCAAAAAGAACTGATAGAAGTGGAGCTCCAATACAATCTATCAAAATAATTTTTGCTTGGAAGAATTATTTTCTcaaaaacaagaacaaatttAGAAAATCATCTGAAGACGTTTTTCTACTTTAACACTCAGAACAATTGCTAGCAAAATATTAAGGATAAATAACTCATGAACAGCATACTGGCTGGCACAATGAGCAGCGTTAACACGGCACTGACTGTCATGTAGCACTTACAGATTGTGGATGTGCTACTCAAAATATTTTGTGCTCTTGTACAAAAGCACAAGGCCACACTGGGGCTTCCCTGTGAGCCTATAGCCATGCAGGTGGATCGGCACCACTAATGTTACGCTGCTCAATATCTCAGGCAGTATGAGCAAAACAAATCTGTTATTAGCTTACTTTTGTTCCTTGTGCAAGATTTTCTGTGATTCATGGAGATGCAAGTGCAACACAGAAATATGTATTACGTCATTATCATCATAATCTTGTGAATGGATTAGATTGCCATCTTTCTTTGGATTAGGATTTTCCAGAGACACTGAAGCTGTACACTTTGCTCTAGAATTAAGAATTTCCAGATTGAGTCTCACATCTTTCTGATCTCTTGATGCTTTTTCAATGGCATAAAGATCCTGAATTGAGAAAtgcatgcacagttattcacTTGTCAGCAAATCActtattcatatatatatttccttAAATATAATTACTAGTATATTTTGAGGAAACAAAATAAACTCTTAGAAAAACTGTCCCCATGGTTTGGTTCTGAATGACTCaggagaagatgctgaaaagaaataaataagaaacaaataaaaaagaaaaatacatgtGATAAAGGGTAGAAGTATATGTTTCAATGCTTTTAGTTATTTGTTATTTTCAAAACATTGGCCCATCTCTGATTACCTGGCAGACACTTTCTCCCTCAAAAATCGTGTTGTTCTGTACATGTTCAACAGGCTCGTTATCCAGAGGTCCCAAATTATCTTCtttcatccaccacaattcagaGGAATCAAAGTTACGTTTCCAAATATTTTCAGCTTCCATTTCATTTTCACGAAGTAATCCTTGGTTGATTTTTTTCAGAGCACTCAGCTCTTTCATTGTGGCTTCCAGCTTTAGCTTCAGTTGCCTTCCTTCCTCACGGgctctgtttctttctgttctaaCTTTGCTCCATTTCTCCCGCCAGTTGGCAGTACAGTCTGACCACCATCGCATGGTCTTTTCCATTTGGGCTGCTCTGGCCTTGGCTTCTTCAAGCTCTCGAAGTCGTAGCTCCTCACAAATCTCCCAGTCACTGCTATTATAAATATGCATACAGGGGTGGTAAGACGGAAATGGACAAGCTCTTGATATTAAATTTGAGTTACAGGTTCTACATGTTCTTGTGCAATCCCTTCCTACAGCTTCCCAAGTCTCTTGTGTTTGTTTCCTGAGAAGTTGCTTGTCGTCCATTAAGTTgcagacagaatcaagattcatgTCTCAGGATCATTCACTTGTTTCCACACCTCGAACACAAAAGGATGATTAATTTTATAAATATAGCCTTTAATGCAATAGCTCCCAGTTAAACAGGAGAATTAATGACACACTATTCATGTCAGTGCAAAGCTGACAGTGAGGCCTATAACCAAAATTGTACCATTTGTAAATGGTAAAGCAAACATAATCAGAGAAACAACTAAATTAGGTAACATTTGAGTAGTTTTACATAACTGCCTTCTCCTTCATGTTTTacaacagtgttcttcattgcaggagccggtggcagttcccattgaccctaagtgcagctccctgactcaTTGTTTAATAGCCTGTGCAAAATTTCAGATGAAGACAAATAATCTGCACAGCTCTCCTGGCACATTGCAGAGATAACCATACCCATAGGGCAGTGCTGAACTTcccccagcactggtggggctcctttaagggaatcAGAGCCTTTTCAGGcaccagtgccatcttggaaggtatgcaTGGAGCACTGAGAAGTGCAATCCTTCCTAGCACTTTCCCCATTGAATTTTATGGGGAAAGCACTAAGATTGACTATAGTTCCCAGCAGTCTGCAtgcaccttaggaacataggaagctgccatatactgagtcagaccataggtccatctagctcagtattgtctacacagaatggcagtggcttctccaaggttgcaggcaggaatctctcttggccctatattggagatgccagggagggaacttggaaccctctgctcttcccagagtggctccatcccctaagggaatatcttacagtgctcacacatcaagtctcccattcatatgcaaccagggcggaccttgcttagctaaggggacaaatcatgcttgctaccacaagaccagctcaccttcTACAATGAATGTTGGGGCTTCGCAGGATTCTACTTTTCTTGAAATCTCCCCTCCCTGCTTGGTGCTGGAGAAAGTGCGGCACTCGTGGAGGTCAGCACACCTCTCACACTGAAAGttgtttgttttgccaaagtggtcctcACTtgaaaaaacagtgaagatcactgctttaGAAGGTGATTTTATCCTGATTTCTTTGCAGCGAGAACAAAATGAAACTAGATCTTCAAAAATGATCTGAAGGTTTTTCCCCGCAGCCACAATTCTATTATCAAACATCAGCAATAACAATGATTTGCTGCACAGCATGGTTTGTGTGGTAGCTATGAAGTCAAATGAACCTTGACCCTTTCTCAAACTCAAGTTCTATATAGATCCCATCATGGGGTGAATGATGGTTGAGGAATTCACAACTTTAGAAATATGATCTTGAAACTATATCCTATGGACTTTCACAATGGGATCTAGACAAAATATATCATCTCTAAACTTCACTTTCAGGTTATAAATTACTGAGAACACATGGTAGTCTAAAGAAATTTATATTTCCACTTAAAGAAGTATCCCTGTTATAGTTAAAAGCCCACAGTTTGCTTTATTTATTAGGACAAAAGAAGTTTCCAAGTGTATAAAAAAATCAGACTAAAAGCCAAAAGAAATAAGATATCATCAATTATCCCTAACACAATCAACATAATCCAAAACTTAAATAAAACTCACCTATACTGCTTGGTTCTCCTACTGAGTCTGATGGATTCTACAGCTGAGTTCAGTTGACAGCATTTACAGCTTGAAGACCACCCAGATGATTTAGGAAAGCAttgaatttaggaacataggaagctgccatatactgaatcagaccattgatctatctagctcagtattgtctgcacagactggcagaggcttctccaaggttgcaggcaggaagctctctcagtcctatcttggagaagccagggaggtaacttggaaccttctgctcttccaagagcggctccatcccctgaggggaagatcttacagtgctcacacttctagtctcccattcatatgcaaccagggcagaccctgcttagctaagtcatgcttgctaccacaagaccagctctcctctccttaatttGTTGGTCTTATTTTCTAGAAATATTATCTCTTAGGCTGTGGGGTTATAAGCCAAAAGTCTCAGGAAATGTATTTTCCTAAAATTATGAATTCTGTACATCAAAGTGCAGAATAAGGAGGACTTCATTAATCGCGGGTCCAGCACTCATGGTTTCATATATCCGCAGTCGGGTGATGAActgttactagcaatgcttttctgctagCTCCCAGGACCAGTgtcttctctaatttttttcatctgtgtatggaatgaattttgttctgggcagctgtATCAGGGCAATGAgaggcacatgcattcagaatggggccttcctgattcaacctgagcaggatctaaaattgactgagtagatattaaaaaaaaactcgcaagtgtgtgcacacgtgcacaccttagagggaacactgcccaggacccctgcccccacccactgaCTTATGTTTGAACGGACAGGTCACTTATTCAACAGTGgaccagtcacccctagatttgtctcctaacaagcaaattggaaaggggagcagatgcatgccctccctatctgggataccctaagtagaccccagaagttaactcaAGCAGGTTACCTTCCAGcgaaggccactctgcactcagagtgagcCTGCTTCGGCCCCTCCCATCCTTTTGCAAAAGATAGCAGCAAGCAATGTGACAATTAACGCAGCAagaagaacacagataaggctcACAGAGGTAAAACTGCctccctcacaaaagaggttgagtcagtgataaggaccttgagatgcacccattaaaagtactgattggattattggactctCCATCCATGCAGCTTTTCTcttctcatgtctatgcactctattttcatgacCATCAGCCTTGGCGtgcctcagcaattcccacattgttacactcaggaagagcaatcagcaacaatggaatcctctccgtttccacccaacacacctctTCAACAAAAAAGGTTGCttattttttaggagataggcatggagaagttactcataggattgcttgtttttgtttggaggcatgtaaaataacatgtctgcaaactggtttttaaatttttacttatgttattgtattgtactgtattgctctttgctgtagtgtttatttggttgtTGGCCGTCAATAAATGACTTCAGTTCAAAAAGGTCAACTGGAATCTGCCCCCAGGATATAAGCCCCAATTTTGGGGTATAAGCCCCAatttcatgatccagtgtgctcatTGCAGTGTAACATTTACCTCGGAATCAGCAGCTGTTTGGGCAATTTACTGTTCACAGAGGCCACCAAGCCAGGCTATGTTCAGTCCTTCATCCCACTCCCCATATCAGCTTccttgcctagcctgatctgtCCAGTATTCCTTGCTAACACactaagccagcatggtgtagtggttagagtgccactttaagactggggagacctgtgttccaatccccgttcagccatgatacttgctgggtgactctgggtcagtctcttctctctcagactaacctacttcatagggttcttgtgaggagaaacttaactatgtaaagttaactctgggctccttgcaggaagagaaatataaatgtaaaaaaacaaaccaaaaaacccacaggaagctggttccatggaggaagcatcctcatggattcacctctatcaactaacccctccaaccttcttgcccctgcctctgaccgagctgtccctgaggaatgagGTCCTTCAGTTGTTCCAGGAGCCCCGAGGTCTCCTCGTCCAGATCATGTGATATGAATTTTTCCCCCTCACTGGGCCCATCTCTATCCCTATTCCTTTTTCATAAATCCAGCCAATTCCCTCTCTAATAAGTCTTTCTCTTGTCTGCCTCAGAATTTATActattaggactttaagctaaaaatgCCTCATTGAAgtaaaacatatttttagtagtaatattgctttaaccacacatttctttctgctgtacCCCTTCCTACTATCTGTTTCAGAACTTGGACATCCTCCCTGGaatcagatggggggggggagagacagagctgagtgtcatccacatattggtgACAATGAGCCCTAAATCTCCATGtggcctctcccagcagcttcctaTAGATTTTGGATAACCTGGAGAACAAGATGGCCAAAATGTCAAACAGGAGTCCCTGAGCATCCCATTTTGGAACCGCCTACTAATAAGGACCAGGCCTGCTGTTAACATTACACTTTTGAGCTCTATCCTGACCAGGCATACCAAAAGGATAGCATAGTTTCAAGCCCTTGAGATCTCCAGTAGGACCAACAAAGATGTACTTCCTTTGTCCTGCTCCTGGTAGGTGGTCCACTAGGAAGACCAAAGATGCCTCCATCCCCAAACCAGGCCTAATTATAAGCTCGGGGATTGTATAGTGTAGGATTTATCTAAATTAATAGTAAACAAGACTTCTCCTAAGCACAATAGGTGGATGAAAGGAGACTTTCATCTAAAGGAGACTTTCATGTGCAACAATGCAGTTGATTGGCATGGACCGACTCCCTCTTAGTCTGTTCCTCTAGCCTCAGTGGGGTGGGAATCAAGAAAAGAAATCACATTATTGGCAAAACACCTAAAAGAAGGGCTTGACTACAGAGGGAAGACAAATCTGGAGACAATTTGCTTAACATAAATTACAACTGACTTCAGAAGCAATTACTTAAATTCTTGAATCTCTTCAGATCTTCAGCCAATAAAATCCCATCCAACAAAAATGTGATTTCATACACATTTTCCTTGATCTGTTGGTCACTATGTATAAAAATTGGGGTTTGAAAGTGACTTTGGCACATACTGTGACAAAGGTGTGCTCAGAAGACATCCATTGAAAAACAATTACTGTTTTTAACTTAACCCTTTATTTGCCTTATACTGAGGACAGATTATATACAGTATGAGAAGATCTCGCTAGAGAAGACATTGCACCTAAATTGTATAAAGAAAACATACCACAGAACTTCATTCCACAAAGAACAAAGCATGAAAAGTCTAACAGATGTAGCTCTTTAACATGCACTCAACAACTCTCTTCAGGCATTTATTTAACCCAGGGAGAGGTCAATGGCTACAGAGCATTCTTGCAAGCCCTGCCCCCCTGTGCTTCATAGCCCCGCCCCACCTggtccaaaaataccatctaccATAGCATGGTGTGGGGCTTGCCAGCATGCACCTGTGGATGTTTAAACTCTGCAAAACATCAACAGCCACACTTTTAATAATGTCTGAAAGGGGCTAATAAGAAAATTTATTGAGGCTTTTAGAACATCATGAGGCTgctctcatgcacaggcaaaactgggctagtagaaacaagcctggtcttgcccacACATGAAAACTGGTGGGATCGCACCCAATTCCAGCAGTGgctcggcagcaaacccgccaagcCACCCACCCTCATTTTTAAATGGGGTTAAGCAAGCAAGCGCTCTCTGTGGGGCTCCCGGccagcattgggggaatccccataatgcactgcatgcttgcacagtgcattatgggagttggtgGGGGGCAATGCCTCCCGGTATCCAGAACCTCCACATTGCCAGTTAAGGCAATATGCTGCACATCTGGGCATGCGATCTCTGTGCCTAGACCAAGAGAAAgtctgcagggtggtggtggtggtggtggtggtggggtgagctTGGGGATAAGctttttcaggcttcctcccctgccccttcaggCCCTTTCTCATggatagtgagaaagggctcaatattttATACAATAGAAATGATCATCTTTAAAGATCCTAACAGATAATGTAATACTAGTTCACTTCCACTCATTCCAATTTCCTCCTGTGCCATGGATAGATAGGGGAAGATTTGTGGAGGAACCAATAGTAATCTCTTGGAAAAGTCGGaaaacatgcagatgcttttcatATAGGCCAAAAGTCTAATCAGGCCAATTTTATATATGAGCCAACAATCTTCCCATTTTGGGAATGGTTTTCAAACAAAGCCAGCTTTCTTGTTCTGTCAGGCCAGTTTGAATTGCATGCAATGAACTAGATTCTCTTTGTCACAGCAAGCTTTTTGAAATGGTCAAATCACACTCCAGGCTATGATTAGCAGCGAGACCTTTATCACCATGGGTGCACTTGCACGCTGTGAACCAGCAAACACACAATTGAGGAAGCTCAGTAGTAGCTACTGTCTGGACTGTATCTATCTGCTACcactaaattattttatttattttaaaaatgcaacaccGCCTTCCCAATTAAAACAGTGCTCAGTCAATGGAATAAAATTATAAAGGTCTAGTCTGTCAGCCACTAGATTTGACCAATTAAGCTTCATTTTTGAATTGCTTCTAAGAAAATTGTTCCCAGCTGCATGATTAATAGTATTTTGAGAACAACTAGCAAGTGTAGGAACCAATATTTAGTTGTTGCAATTCACCAGCCATCTGTGGCTtttgaggcaaaaaaaaaaaaaaaaaaaaagtttgcctgGATGATCCTTTCACTGTTTCTAACTGGTTTTCACTGTTTATTAGGATGTTATGGAAATTTGTCAGGCATGTAGATAGCTCCCTTGTGTTAACAACAGTATGACTAGACTAATCAAGATCTATGATCAAGACACAGGTGCACATTTTCCTGGAGTGACAGCATAATACTGTGGGCTCAATATGTACAGTGGATTCAAAGTTTATTTATGTGTGATGTGTCCTGTGTAACCCATGTCTTCTTCAGTGTCTCTTTTTGAACATTTAATTAAAAAGGGCACATGTAATCATAATGTTATCACACTCAGTGTTTCCCTGCCCCACTCTACTATTCAACTTTTTCTAATATTCTACTATTTTACTATTCTATGATTCCACTTCCTTAGGAAATGCTGTGTGTGATGATATCACACCACAAGTCTTAATTAACTATACATTACTGGAGTCATGAAGGAGGCAATGTAGTCTGGCATCAACCAGACATCCTCTGTAGCTCTGTATTTAGATtctcagaatttttttaaaaaaatcttcttttgTGTTTCTGGCTTTTACAATATCCTTTTATCTTTTTTAAGATTGTAGATTCTCAGAAGGATGTCAGCTCTAAATTCATGCTCAGATGCAAGATGATACAAGTAATCAGCAGAAACAAGAAACAAGAGGGGTTCATGGCCACTTGGGAATACCATTCAAATCAAGGAATAAGATAGTGATCAGAAAGCAGATCTAGCCATATTGGTGGCGGGGGACAGAGGGTGGGGGTCAGGGAGGAGCTACAAGTGAACTTCCCATAAGAGGTCCACAGTCAGTAGAGAGTCTGCTACATCCCCATCTTGCCCCTTGGGGGCACCTCTCTTTTCCCCTTTCACCATTCCCTGTACCCTACACTGCTGCTGCAACCACTACATGGCTTCCTCGTTTTCTCCTTTTCCTCGACAAAATAAAATCAGTGAAGGGAAAGGCAAGtcctggggatggaatctgggggtgtgcagtctgggggtgcttctggacataaaactctccctggtgtcccacgttggccagaggtgccttttatcagcttcggctgatattccagctatgtccattttttgagataaatgacctcaggacagtagtacatctgctggtcaccacCAAATTTGACTaccgcaatgcgctctatgtggggctgcctttgtacatagtccggaaactagttagtccagaatgcagcagccaggttgttctctgggtcatcttggagagaccatatcactcctatcttaaaagatctacactggctgccgataagtttccaggcaaagtacaaggttttggttataacccataaagccctaaacagcttgggcccttggtatttaagaagtcttctttgctatgaaccccaccgcccattgagatcatcaggagaggttcatcggcagttgccattggctcgtctggtggttactcggggacgggccttctccattgctgccccgaggctttggcacacacttcctgctgaaataagagcctccccatctcttacaactttttaaagggtagtcaagacacatttgttcacctaggcttttaattagatatagttttaatt contains:
- the CCDC102B gene encoding coiled-coil domain-containing protein 102B isoform X4; its protein translation is MNLDSVCNLMDDKQLLRKQTQETWEAVGRDCTRTCRTCNSNLISRACPFPSYHPCMHIYNSSDWEICEELRLRELEEAKARAAQMEKTMRWWSDCTANWREKWSKVRTERNRAREEGRQLKLKLEATMKELSALKKINQGLLRENEMEAENIWKRNFDSSELWWMKEDNLGPLDNEPVEHVQNNTIFEGESVCQDLYAIEKASRDQKDVRLNLEILNSRAKCTASVSLENPNPKKDGNLIHSQDYDDNDVIHISVLHLHLHESQKILHKEQKIRSSLEKEVQNLKSERSAWKLKYEELRKSKQGTLKQCAVQNDVCKNEVEGIIEDLEDHGARSKKDMKIWELQAEEFMDLQQSDNEQNKQEQDILAELMRTRKKVEQHKAEAKELSIRVEDLRRKLKQEESKAARNPRRHRDGHLEHLSPERIPQCTVLSQPV
- the CCDC102B gene encoding coiled-coil domain-containing protein 102B isoform X1, which gives rise to MNLDSVCNLMDDKQLLRKQTQETWEAVGRDCTRTCRTCNSNLISRACPFPSYHPCMHIYNSSDWEICEELRLRELEEAKARAAQMEKTMRWWSDCTANWREKWSKVRTERNRAREEGRQLKLKLEATMKELSALKKINQGLLRENEMEAENIWKRNFDSSELWWMKEDNLGPLDNEPVEHVQNNTIFEGESVCQDLYAIEKASRDQKDVRLNLEILNSRAKCTASVSLENPNPKKDGNLIHSQDYDDNDVIHISVLHLHLHESQKILHKEQKIRSSLEKEVQNLKSERSAWKLKYEELRKSKQGTLKQCAVQNDVCKNEVEGIIEDLEDHGARSKKDMKIWELQAEIERLQSENASEWGKSKILETEKQELDRENRRLKTQVKDLQDLVRKSKLPAIHLCGDLKTTQNELLGINKEFMDLQQSDNEQNKQEQDILAELMRTRKKVEQHKAEAKELSIRVEDLRRKLKQEESKAARNPRRHRDGHLEHLSPERIPQCTVLSQPV
- the CCDC102B gene encoding coiled-coil domain-containing protein 102B isoform X2; this encodes MNLDSVCNLMDDKQLLRKQTQETWEAVGRDCTRTCRTCNSNLISRACPFPSYHPCMHIYNSSDWEICEELRLRELEEAKARAAQMEKTMRWWSDCTANWREKWSKVRTERNRAREEGRQLKLKLEATMKELSALKKINQGLLRENEMEAENIWKRNFDSSELWWMKEDNLGPLDNEPVEHVQNNTIFEGESVCQDLYAIEKASRDQKDVRLNLEILNSRAKCTASVSLENPNPKKDGNLIHSQDYDDNDVIHISVLHLHLHESQKILHKEQKIRSSLEKEVQNLKSERSAWKLKYEELRKSKQGTLKQCAVQNDVCKNEVEGIIEDLEDHGARSKKDMKIWELQAEIERLQSENASEWGKSKILETEKQELDRENRRLKTQVKDLQDLVRKSKLPAIHLCGDLKTTQNELLGINKEFMDLQQSDNEQNKQEQDILAELMRTRKKVEQHKAEAKELSIRVEDLRRKLKQEESKV
- the CCDC102B gene encoding coiled-coil domain-containing protein 102B isoform X3; translated protein: MNLDSVCNLMDDKQLLRKQTQETWEAVGRDCTRTCRTCNSNLISRACPFPSYHPCMHIYNSSDWEICEELRLRELEEAKARAAQMEKTMRWWSDCTANWREKWSKVRTERNRAREEGRQLKLKLEATMKELSALKKINQGLLRENEMEAENIWKRNFDSSELWWMKEDNLGPLDNEPVEHVQNNTIFEGESVCQDLYAIEKASRDQKDVRLNLEILNSRAKCTASVSLENPNPKKDGNLIHSQDYDDNDVIHISVLHLHLHESQKILHKEQKIRSSLEKEVQNLKSERSAWKLKYEELRKSKQGTLKQCAVQNDVCKNEVEGIIEDLEDHGARSKKDMKIWELQAEIERLQSENASEWGKSKILETEKQELDRENRRLKTQVKDLQDLVRKSKLPAIHLCGDLKTTQNELLGINKRDFSYMKLLDYTENRIWVLFQKAFMLTPLL